Part of the Zhongshania aliphaticivorans genome, TTACTTACAGGCAGATGATTTGGGTGAGTCTTATAACGTCATGTGCAGTAAAATGAAGTCATGTGCGCTGCAAAGCATAGGTGAGGCTAATTTAAGTCCGGCTATGCGAGACATGGTGATGACGCAATTGGAAGGGGCTTGTGTGTCTGTGCAGCAGCAATTTGGCAACGTGGCTGACACTCACCCATTATATGGGGCTGCCTCCAAGTGCTTGAGTTCAATGGCGAAATTAAGCTGTGATGAAATTGAAAATATGAATGACGAGCCGACACCCGCGTGTGCTAGTTATGAGAAAATGGCAGCGAGTTATCCCTAACTAAGTTTTATTTACTTGGCCACATTGAGGGCATACGCAGCGTTTTTTTGAATCCCTAGCCACCTTTTGTAAAGTCGTTTTATCAATGATGGCTGTCATGCACCAGCAACTTGAGGAAGGCTTGCCTGCGGCGATTGCGCATTGATTCTTTTGTTCGCAAAGTGGGCAGCGATCGGGGGCGTGGGTAGCTGTAGCTGCGCTAAAAGTCGGCATTTAATCCTTTCCTAGAGTACCGGAGGCGGTGAGCATGAGTGATGAAGATAGATTGTTCGCTGAAGAGATGGTCGGTGTCAAACGCTTGGTGGCAGATCGTCGTGTTGTTATAAAAAAAGATGGAAGTGATGAGGTGAATATTGCTGCGCGTCGTGCCGCGGCAACGGCTGATAGCGGAGTTCGTAACTTTTTATCGACTTCTGATGTTGAATTGCTAGATCCGTATTATGTATTGGAATTTCAGCGTGAAGGGGTTCAGCACGGTGTATTCCGACGTTTAAAGCAAGGTAAGTATGCTATTGAGGCTCGGCTCGATTTACATAAGATGAGCGTTGAGCAGGCGCGTATACAAGTTTTCGATTTTATTAGCGAAGCAATGAAAGCAGATTTACGCACTATTATGATTGTGCATGGGCGCGGTCATCACAGTGAGTCCAAAGGCGCAGTCATCAAGTCCTATGTTAACCGCTGGCTACCTGAATTAGAGGCGGTGCAAGGTTTTTGCAGTGCGCAGCCGCAACATGGTGGGGCGGGGGCGGTTTATATAATGTTGAAAAAAAGTGAGCGGAAAAAACAAGAAAATCGCGACCGATTTACCCGTGGTCGCAGTAGTTAGTTCCGCTGTATGCTGGGCTTATAGTGCCCCTTTGCTTTCTAATGCGGCGACGTGCTCGAGAGAATTGCGGTGCTCTTTGGCATAGCTAAGTACGGTCCGGCCACTTTTGTCGGTAGCATTCAGGTCGCGCCCTGTTTCCAGAAACATACCTATGAAAAGCGCGAAGTCATCTGCACGCATACTTTGATAGGCTTTTAGTAGGGCGTGAAAGTCGCGGTTGGTACCTAGCTTGGGTTCGGAGTCGAGAAATTCACGCACGCGTGATTCCGTCCAAACTTCGTCCAATACCTTTTCTTTATCTTTTTTCATAAAACAATGTCTACCTTGCTGATTCGGCGGGCTTAGCCGCCGAGTTTTTCATTTAAAAGCGCGTTTATGACGCCGGGGTTAGCTTGGCCTTTTGAGGCTTTCATTATTTGCCCCACAAAAAAGCCCAGCATTTTTTTGCGTTTGCCGTCGTCAGCGGCACGAAATTGTTCAACTTGATCTGGGTTTGCGGCCAGAACGTCATCGACCATGGCGCCAATTGCGCCACTGTCTGACACTTGCTTTAAGCCCTTACTGTCGATGATGGCGTCGGCGCTGTCACCCTCTTTGTTCCAGAGTGCATCAAACACTTGTTTGGCGATTTTACCGGAAATGCTGTTGTCGCGAATACGTTGAATTAATCCGCCCAGTTGTTCGGCGCTGACGGGGCTTTGAGTAATAGTCAGGTTGTCCCGGTTTAGCGCTGCGGAGAGTTCACCGTTCACCCAGTTGGCGGCTAATTTAGCGTCACCGGCACTGCTAGCGGCGGTTTCAAAATAGTCGGCAATGGGGCGTTCGCTTGTGAGTAAGCCTGCGTCGTAGGCCGACAGACCAAAATCGCTCTCAAAACGCTGGCGTTTTGCGTCTGGCAGCTCTGGCATGCCAGCCTGCAGTTCGTCGATGACAGATTGTTCAACGTGAACAGGTAGCAGGTCGGGGCAGGGGAAGTAACGGTAATCGTTGGCTTCTTCCTTGCTGCGCATGGGACGAGTTTCGTTTTTGTCGCTATCGTATAAGCGGGTTTCCTGCTTAACCTTACCACCGTCTTCGATGAGTTCGATTTGCCGCAGCACTTCGGTTTTGATGGCGCGCTCAACAAAGCGAAAGGAGTTGATGTTCTTTAATTCGGCACGGGTGCCGTATTCTTCTTGGCCCTTGGGGCGCACCGAGACATTGGCGTCACAACGTAAAGAGCCTTGCGACATATCGCCGTCGGAAATGCCAAGGTAGGTCACAATAGAATGAATTTTCCGCAGGTAGGCGACGGCTTCTTCAGCACTGCGCATATCAGGCTCTGAGACAATCTCGATTAATGGGGTGCCGGCTCTATTGAGGTCTATGCCAGACATACCCTGATAATCTTCGTGTAGTGATTTACCCGCGTCTTCTTCTAAGTGGGCATGGTGTACCCGAATGCTGCGGGTGCTGCCATCACTCAGGGTGATTTCGACAATACCTGGCCCAACAATGGGAAAGTCCATTTGGGTGGTTTGGTAGCCTTTGGGTAGGTCGGGGTAAAAATAGTTTTTTCGGTCAAATACTGAGTCGCGGCAAATATCGGCATCAATGGCTAGGCCAAACAGAATTGCCTTTTTTACCGCTGCTTCGTTTAACACCGGCAAAGTGCCAGGCATGGCTAAATCAACAGCACTTGCTTGGGTGTTAGCGCCGGCACCGAAGGCGGTGCTAGAGCCAGAAAAAATTTTAGACTGTGTGGTGAGCTGGACGTGAATTTCCAGACCAATTACAACTTCCCATTCCATAGTCGCTTTCCTTATACGCTGCCGGGAGCGGCTTGCTGGTGCCAGTCGCTGCGTTGTTGATATTGATGGGCAGCGGCGAGCAGAGTGGATTCATCAAAATCGCGGCCAATTAATTGCAAACCAATGGGCTTACCGTTGGTGAAACCCGCGGGCAGCGAGATGGCCGGTAGGCCTGCCAAATTGACGGCTATGGTGTAAATATCTTCAAGATACATGGTGACGGGGTCACTGACTTTTTCGCCTAAACCAAACGCGGGGTTTGGGGTGGTGGGGCCGGCAATGATATCGACGGATTTAAAAGCCTCGTCAAAATCTTGTTTAATAAGTCGACGAATCTGTTGGGCCTTGCGGTAGTAGGCATCATAGAAGCCGGAAGACAGAGCGTAGGTACCTATTAAGATTCGACGTTTCACTTCGCTACCAAAACCTTCAGCGCGGGTTCGGGTGTAGAGATCGTCTAAATCTTTGGGGTTTTCACAGCGGTACCCATAACGTACCCCGTCAAAGCGGGATAAATTAGTAGAGGCTTCTGCGGGCGCGATAATGTAATAACAAGGCACAGCTAAATGAGTGTGGGGCAGGCTGATTGATTTAATTTCTGCGCCCATTTTTTTGTATTCATTCAGTGATGCTTCGATGGCGGCAGCTATTTCTGGGTCTAGGCCCTCGCTAAAGTACTCTTTGGGTACGCCAATTTTTAGTCCGTTTAAATCTTTGTTGAGGTCAGTGACATAGTTGGGAACAGCAATATCCATGCTGGTGCTGTCGCGGTGATCAAAGCCCGCCATTGCCTGTAGTAATAATGCATTATCTTCGGCGGTTTTAGCCATGGGCCCGCCTTGATCTAAACTGGAGGCGAAGGCGATCATGCCGTAGCGGGATACTCGTCCGTAGGTGGGTTTTAAACCGGTTAAGCCACACAGCGCAGCGGGTTGTCTAATGGAGCCGCCGGTGTCGGTGCCGGTAGCGGCTGGTGCGAGTCCTGCGGCTATTGCTGCGGCCGAGCCACCTGATGAGCCACCGGGGACGCAGTCGGTATTCCATGGATTACGCACTGCACCGTAAAAACTGGTTTCGTTTGATGAGCCCATGGCGAATTCATCGAGATTGGTTTTGCCTAGCGTCACTACACCCGCGTCAGCGAGCCGATTTACGACTGTGGCACTGTAGGGTGCAATGAAATTATCTAGCATCTTTGAGGCGCAGCTGGTGCGAACACCTTCTGTGCAAAAAATATCTTTGTGTGCAATGGGGACGCCACAAAGCGCGCCGCCAGCGCCATTTTGGCGTGCTGCATCTGCTGCGCGAGCTTGGCTTAGTGCTTCTTCGGCAGTCACCGTGATAAAGCTATTGTAGTTTTCATCGCGTTTAGCAATGGCGTCGAGGTAGTGTTGGGTGATTTCTTCACTGGAGAATGTTTTAGCTTCCAGTCCGCGAAGAATATCGGCAACCGTGTGATTGGGCATAATTAAGAATACTCGTTATGTCTGCTGGTTTTTGTCGGCGAAGGTGTTGCGCCGTTGCAATATGTCGCAGTCTTTAGTCAATGACCTGAGGGACTAGATACAAACCATCGGCGGTTTGAGGTGCAATTTTTTGGAAATGCTCGCGCTGGTCGTTTTCACTAACTTGGTCGGCGCGCAAACGCTGAACAGCATCGTGTGGGTTTGCCATGGGCACAACGCTTGTCGTGTCTACGGCCTGCATGGCATCAACCATATTAAGAATATCGCCAATCCGTTGACTAAGCTCTTCAGTCTCTGTAGCTGCAATATTGATTCGTGCTAATCGTGCTAATTTAGCAATGTCGTTTTGGTCTAAGCTCATGCCCTACCTTTTAAATTTAAGTCTTAGCAGTGGTGAATTTCCGTTGAAAAAATTGAAGAGTACGACGGAATTACTGTAAGGTTGCCAGTAAACCGCTAAACTTATCATATTTGCGCCTTGCCCTAAATCCCTGCCGTTGATAGAGTGGCAAAGTTTTTAAATTAGGGCCTTGCGATATTGCCGGGCGGCAATCGCTCCCGGTCCAATCAGCCTGGTCCCTGCCCAAATCGGGGCTGCATAAGGTGACAACGACACATGTTAAAACGAATTCGCGGAATGTTTTCCAACGATCTCTCCATTGATCTTGGAACGGCAAATACTCTTATTTATGTACGTGGCCAGGGAATCGTTCTTGACGAGCCCTCGGTAGTGGCTATACGTGTGCATAATGGCCAGAAAACCATTGAAGCAGTGGGTATGGAAGCTAAGCGCATGCTTGGCCGTACACCCGGAAATATTACGGCGATACGCCCGTTAAAAGATGGTGTCATTGCCGACTTTCAAGTCACAGAAAAGATGCTGCAGCATTTTATAAAATTGGTGCATCAAAATAGCTTTATTCGGCCCAGTCCACGGGTGCTGGTGAGCGTGCCCTGTAAGAGTACTCAGGTTGAACGTCGCGCTATTCGAGAGTCTGTTCTTAGTGCCGGTGCTCGTGAAGTGCGTTTAATTGAGGAGCCAATGGCTGCGGCAATTGGCGCTGGCTTACGTGTTGATGAAGCGTCGGGTTCAATGGTGGTTGATATCGGTGGTGGTACTACTGAGATTGCCATTATTTCTTTGAATGGCGTGGTGTATTCTGATTCGGTGCGGGTTGGTGGCGATAGATTTGATGAGGCGATTGTAACTCATGTTCGTCGCACCTATGGCAGTTTGATTGGTGATGCGACGGCTGAGCGGATTAAGCAAGAAATTGGCTGTGCTTACCCTGGCAGCGAATTGCGAGAAATTGATGTTCGTGGGCGTAATCTTGCCGAGGGTATTCCGCGTCGTTTTACCTTAAATAGCGATGAAATTTTAGAAGCACTGCAAGAGCCTCTACAAGTTATTATTCAAGGTGTTAAGCGTGCTTTAGAGCAATCCCCACCAGAATTAGCTGCCGATATTGCTGAAACAGGTATTGTGTTGACTGGCGGCGGGGCCTTATTACGCGGTATTGATCAGTTAATTGCAGATGAAAGTGCTCTGCCGGTGATTATTGCTGAAGATCCTTTAACTTGTGTTGCCCGCGGCGGTGGTAAAGCCTTAGAGATGATGGATCGCCATCATCTTGATATATTGTCTGCTGAGTAATAATGATTCGCCCCGCTGAGGGAGGAGGCAGCAATTAAACCGGTATTTGCCAATGAGTCGTCGGTTGGTGGCAGACTGCTACTCTTAGGTGGTGCTGCCTTAGTGTTGATTTTGATTGGTCAGCGCTTGGAGTTTATGGCGCCATTGCGTAGCCAGCTATCTGTTGTTGCGACTCCATTTTACTGGGTTGTGGATATCCCTTCGCGTGTCGTAGATCAATTTCGCGACTCCTTAAGTAGCCGCAGTGAGTTAATGGCTGACAATGAGCGCCTGCGATCCGAATCACTTATTTTAAACGCGAAACTTCAAAAATATATTGAATTACGTGCCGAGAACGTACGCCTTCGGCAATTGATGAATTCTGCTGAACGGGTAAATGACACCGTGGTGGTGGCTGAAGTTGTGGCGGTGGCGTCTGATCCAAATCGACATCAGTTGGTGGTCGACAAAGGGAGTCGCGATGGCGCTTTTGTTGGACAACCGGTGATTGATGCCAACGGTTTGCTTGGGCAAATCACGGATGTTGGTGTGTTACAGAGCCGAGTATTATTGGTTACTGATAGTGCACATGCCTTACCTGTTCGCGTAAGTCGTAATGGTTTACGTGCCATTGCTGAAGGGACAGGGATGATTGATGAATTAGCCTTGACCCATGTCGCTGCCACCACCGATATTCAAGTTGGTGATTTACTCGTGAGCTCTGGGCTCGGTGGTCGATTTCCCAGTGGCTATCCGGTGGGGGAGGTAGTTGATGTGTCAATCGATCCTGGAAAATCATTTGCTGTGGTTCGTGCTCGCCCTATGGCTCAGCTTGATCGCAGCCGAAATGTCTTACTGGTTTTCAGTGAGCAGAAGATTGAGGAATAGTACATGGACTCACATGCGCACGGCTTGTGGTTCATTGCGGTCACTATTTTTATTGCCTTCCTTCTCAGTATTTCCCCCCTTAGCCCAGATCTAGCGTGGGCGAGACCCGACTGGGTTTTACTTATTTTAATGTATTGGCTGCTAGCCCTTCCAGAGCGGGTCGGTGTTTTTATTTGTTGGTTGAGCGGCATTGTTCTGGATATTTTGCAGGGCGTGGTCATCGGGCAGAATGCCTTTGCTTTTGCCGTTATCGCTTACATTATTCAAGTGTCTTATCAGCGTTTGCGAATGTTTAGTCTTCGCAAGCAAGCTTCCTTTGTATTTTTGCTCGAGTTGTTTCATATTTTGGTTGAGCAGTGGGCGCAGAATATTAATGGGGTGGCTCAGACGCATTGGCTGGTATTCCTTCCTGCGTTGACGACAGCTGCGTTTTGGTTTGTTGTGCGACCAGTTGTGGCCTGGTTTCAGCGCGTTTTAGTGGTATTTTAGCTGTGTATCAAAAAGCTGCTCTTATCTTGGCTTCAGCTTCGCCGCGACGAGCGGAATTACTTGCGCAAATTGGCGTAAGCTTTCAAGTTGTGCCTGCTAATATTGATGAGACACCGGCTAATGGTGAGCAGCCTAATGCCTATGTAAAACGAATGGCCATGGAGAAAGTGGCGGCGGTGGCTAAATTGTATGCCGACAGAGTGGTGTTGGCGGCAGACACCTCAGTCATTGTCGATGGCGAGATCTGGGGCAAGCCCTTGAATCGCCAGCATGCTAAGGTAATGCTCAATGGCCTGAGCGGTCGTCAACATCAGGTGGTGACTGCGATTGCGGTGCATTATGACGGCAACGTTGAGTTAGCTGTTAGTGAGACAGAGGTGTTGTTTGCTGTATTAACGGACCAGCAGATTGACCGATATGTGGCGACGGGTGAGGCAGATGATAAGGCGGGAGCGTATGGCATTCAAGGTGCTGCTGGGTGCTTTGTAGAGCGTCTGAATGGCAGCTATTTTGGTGTTATGGGTTTACCTTTATATGAGACAGCAGTTTTGCTGGGCAAAACTGGAATGACTGTAGGGCCCAGATAATGAGTGAAGAGATACTAATCAATGTGACGCCGGTAGAGACCCGGGTTGCGGTTGTCGAAAACGGGGTGCTGCAAGAGGTTTATATTGAGCGCAGTCGCTCTCGGGGCATTGTCGGTAATATTTATCAGGGTAAAGTGGTCCGAGTTTTGCCTGGGATGCAGGCAGCGTTTGTCGATATCGGCTTGGAGCGCACCAGCTTTATTCACGCATCCGATATTGCTTGTTTAGATAGTGAAGGGGCGGAACACGCCGATATTCGCACAAAAATTCGTGAGGGGCAGCTTTTAACAGTTCAAGTTACCAAGGACCCAATGGGCACCAAAGGCGCTCGCTTAACAACACGATTATCCGTGTCTTCTCGATATTTGGTGTATATGCCAGGTGCGGCGCATATCGGGGTTTCTCATCGTATTGATGACGAAGAGGAGCGACAGCGCCTACGTGACGTTTTGGAAGTTACTGTGCGTGAAGAAGATGAAGATTTATGTGATGGCTATATTTTACGTACAGCAGCAGAGGGTGTTGGTGAAGATGAGTTGCGCGCCGATGTTAAATTTTTAAAGCGGTTATGGGCGGCAGTAGAGCGACGCATGAAACGTGATACCGCCCCGAGTGTTATTTACGAGGATTTACCGCTTTTTATGCGGACAATGCGGGATTTGGTGCGACCGGGTTTGGAAAAAATTCGCATAGACTCGCGTGAAAGTTTTCAGCGTGTGGGTCAGTTTGCTGAAGATTATTTACCTGAAATTGCCTCCCAGCTTGAATATTACCCCGGTGAACGACCGATATTTGATTTGTATGGCGTGGAAGATGAAATTCAGAAAGCCTTGGGGCGTAAGGTTGAGCTTAAGTCTGGTGGGTATCTGATAATTGATCAAACCGAGGCAATGAGTACCATCGATATTAATACCGGTGCTTTTGTTGGTCATCGAAACCTAGAAGAAACGATTTTTAAAACTAACCTTGAAGCGGCGGCAGCACTTGCTCGCCAACTCCGGTTGAGGAATTTAGGCGGTATTATTATTATCGATTTTATCGATATGAAAGATCCCGAACATCGTCGTCAAGTGTTAAGAGCACTAGAGCGTGCGATGGAAAAAGACTATGCAAAAACCTCGATTACCGGTGTTTCTGAGTTGGGTTTAGTGGAGATGACTCGCAAGCGGACTCGTGAAAGCTTAGAGCACGTACTTTGTGAAACTTGTCAC contains:
- a CDS encoding cysteine-rich CWC family protein translates to MPTFSAATATHAPDRCPLCEQKNQCAIAAGKPSSSCWCMTAIIDKTTLQKVARDSKKRCVCPQCGQVNKT
- the smrA gene encoding DNA endonuclease SmrA, giving the protein MSDEDRLFAEEMVGVKRLVADRRVVIKKDGSDEVNIAARRAAATADSGVRNFLSTSDVELLDPYYVLEFQREGVQHGVFRRLKQGKYAIEARLDLHKMSVEQARIQVFDFISEAMKADLRTIMIVHGRGHHSESKGAVIKSYVNRWLPELEAVQGFCSAQPQHGGAGAVYIMLKKSERKKQENRDRFTRGRSS
- a CDS encoding PA4642 family protein; protein product: MKKDKEKVLDEVWTESRVREFLDSEPKLGTNRDFHALLKAYQSMRADDFALFIGMFLETGRDLNATDKSGRTVLSYAKEHRNSLEHVAALESKGAL
- the gatB gene encoding Asp-tRNA(Asn)/Glu-tRNA(Gln) amidotransferase subunit GatB, with the translated sequence MEWEVVIGLEIHVQLTTQSKIFSGSSTAFGAGANTQASAVDLAMPGTLPVLNEAAVKKAILFGLAIDADICRDSVFDRKNYFYPDLPKGYQTTQMDFPIVGPGIVEITLSDGSTRSIRVHHAHLEEDAGKSLHEDYQGMSGIDLNRAGTPLIEIVSEPDMRSAEEAVAYLRKIHSIVTYLGISDGDMSQGSLRCDANVSVRPKGQEEYGTRAELKNINSFRFVERAIKTEVLRQIELIEDGGKVKQETRLYDSDKNETRPMRSKEEANDYRYFPCPDLLPVHVEQSVIDELQAGMPELPDAKRQRFESDFGLSAYDAGLLTSERPIADYFETAASSAGDAKLAANWVNGELSAALNRDNLTITQSPVSAEQLGGLIQRIRDNSISGKIAKQVFDALWNKEGDSADAIIDSKGLKQVSDSGAIGAMVDDVLAANPDQVEQFRAADDGKRKKMLGFFVGQIMKASKGQANPGVINALLNEKLGG
- the gatA gene encoding Asp-tRNA(Asn)/Glu-tRNA(Gln) amidotransferase subunit GatA yields the protein MPNHTVADILRGLEAKTFSSEEITQHYLDAIAKRDENYNSFITVTAEEALSQARAADAARQNGAGGALCGVPIAHKDIFCTEGVRTSCASKMLDNFIAPYSATVVNRLADAGVVTLGKTNLDEFAMGSSNETSFYGAVRNPWNTDCVPGGSSGGSAAAIAAGLAPAATGTDTGGSIRQPAALCGLTGLKPTYGRVSRYGMIAFASSLDQGGPMAKTAEDNALLLQAMAGFDHRDSTSMDIAVPNYVTDLNKDLNGLKIGVPKEYFSEGLDPEIAAAIEASLNEYKKMGAEIKSISLPHTHLAVPCYYIIAPAEASTNLSRFDGVRYGYRCENPKDLDDLYTRTRAEGFGSEVKRRILIGTYALSSGFYDAYYRKAQQIRRLIKQDFDEAFKSVDIIAGPTTPNPAFGLGEKVSDPVTMYLEDIYTIAVNLAGLPAISLPAGFTNGKPIGLQLIGRDFDESTLLAAAHQYQQRSDWHQQAAPGSV
- the gatC gene encoding Asp-tRNA(Asn)/Glu-tRNA(Gln) amidotransferase subunit GatC; amino-acid sequence: MSLDQNDIAKLARLARINIAATETEELSQRIGDILNMVDAMQAVDTTSVVPMANPHDAVQRLRADQVSENDQREHFQKIAPQTADGLYLVPQVID
- a CDS encoding rod shape-determining protein translates to MLKRIRGMFSNDLSIDLGTANTLIYVRGQGIVLDEPSVVAIRVHNGQKTIEAVGMEAKRMLGRTPGNITAIRPLKDGVIADFQVTEKMLQHFIKLVHQNSFIRPSPRVLVSVPCKSTQVERRAIRESVLSAGAREVRLIEEPMAAAIGAGLRVDEASGSMVVDIGGGTTEIAIISLNGVVYSDSVRVGGDRFDEAIVTHVRRTYGSLIGDATAERIKQEIGCAYPGSELREIDVRGRNLAEGIPRRFTLNSDEILEALQEPLQVIIQGVKRALEQSPPELAADIAETGIVLTGGGALLRGIDQLIADESALPVIIAEDPLTCVARGGGKALEMMDRHHLDILSAE
- the mreC gene encoding rod shape-determining protein MreC; the protein is MLLLGGAALVLILIGQRLEFMAPLRSQLSVVATPFYWVVDIPSRVVDQFRDSLSSRSELMADNERLRSESLILNAKLQKYIELRAENVRLRQLMNSAERVNDTVVVAEVVAVASDPNRHQLVVDKGSRDGAFVGQPVIDANGLLGQITDVGVLQSRVLLVTDSAHALPVRVSRNGLRAIAEGTGMIDELALTHVAATTDIQVGDLLVSSGLGGRFPSGYPVGEVVDVSIDPGKSFAVVRARPMAQLDRSRNVLLVFSEQKIEE
- the mreD gene encoding rod shape-determining protein MreD, translating into MDSHAHGLWFIAVTIFIAFLLSISPLSPDLAWARPDWVLLILMYWLLALPERVGVFICWLSGIVLDILQGVVIGQNAFAFAVIAYIIQVSYQRLRMFSLRKQASFVFLLELFHILVEQWAQNINGVAQTHWLVFLPALTTAAFWFVVRPVVAWFQRVLVVF
- a CDS encoding Maf family protein, with translation MASASPRRAELLAQIGVSFQVVPANIDETPANGEQPNAYVKRMAMEKVAAVAKLYADRVVLAADTSVIVDGEIWGKPLNRQHAKVMLNGLSGRQHQVVTAIAVHYDGNVELAVSETEVLFAVLTDQQIDRYVATGEADDKAGAYGIQGAAGCFVERLNGSYFGVMGLPLYETAVLLGKTGMTVGPR
- the rng gene encoding ribonuclease G yields the protein MSEEILINVTPVETRVAVVENGVLQEVYIERSRSRGIVGNIYQGKVVRVLPGMQAAFVDIGLERTSFIHASDIACLDSEGAEHADIRTKIREGQLLTVQVTKDPMGTKGARLTTRLSVSSRYLVYMPGAAHIGVSHRIDDEEERQRLRDVLEVTVREEDEDLCDGYILRTAAEGVGEDELRADVKFLKRLWAAVERRMKRDTAPSVIYEDLPLFMRTMRDLVRPGLEKIRIDSRESFQRVGQFAEDYLPEIASQLEYYPGERPIFDLYGVEDEIQKALGRKVELKSGGYLIIDQTEAMSTIDINTGAFVGHRNLEETIFKTNLEAAAALARQLRLRNLGGIIIIDFIDMKDPEHRRQVLRALERAMEKDYAKTSITGVSELGLVEMTRKRTRESLEHVLCETCHYCHGRGSLKSPETVCYEVFREILRESRAYESKRLLVLASQEVVDSLLDEESANVADLEEFIGASIRFQVEAVYTQEQFDVVLL